The stretch of DNA TCGCCGCCGGGTTCAGCAAGACACACTCGGCCACCGCGGGCGCAAAGGCGATCCACTGTTTCAAATCCGTCGTTCACTGCAGATCGGCGCCGAACATTTGAGTGAGAAACAGATCGCCCGGCTGAACGAGAAGCTTGAGGCCGGGGACCCGAACCACGAAGTCAGCCTCGCTTGGCAGTGCTACCAACAAGTCCGAGGGATCTATCACGCACCAGCAGAGAACGGACGGGAGCTCGTGGCCAAAGCCCTGTCATCTTTCCCGTCGTGTCCGATCCCGGAAGTTGCTCGGCTCGGACGGACCTTGAAATCATGGCGGGAAGAAATACTTGCATATTTCAAAACCCAGGGCGCTTCCAACGGCCCTACAGAGGCCGTGAAATGCCGATGTCTGGATTATGCCGGCTTCGATGAGGAATCGCTTGTCCTGTACCGGTTTCGCTGCGCTCTTGTCGGCATAGTTAGAGGGTTCGAGGCATGGGAGGAACCTGGACTCGGGCGTGTAAATGTCAGGAACGATATCGAAAGCCTTGTCCCTACGGGCACTGCATTCCCCATCACCGGCTCGCCCGCGAGTGTTAGCTACGAGCCGACTTACGCCGTTGCAGACACGTAGATAAAGTCAGAATCCACCAACTACCCAGATTGCTGGAAGACATAGTGAAGCCAGTCAATACTTCACGGACGACCTGTACACCGCGACAGCGATGATCCCCGAATATGCCGACCTCAATTCCTTGGCACCCGCTCGTGACAAGGATGTTGAAAGCCACGTCGGCATAACCCAAACATCGGCATAAGCCGTGAATGGAGTCATAGAAACGACTCGCAGGATTGCTCGTGGGTTTAGGAACTTCTCGAACTACAGGTTGCGCAATCTGCTCAGTGCCGGCGGCCACCGCCCGTATCGGATCAAACCCACCAACCATGCCTAAATACGAAGAGCCTGAAAAGTTGATCACGGTTTTGCCTTGTTGAGGTCCGATTAAACGCATGGTTATCGTCACGTTTTCAACTGGCGTGCAGTAAATTCGCGAGATTTCAGGGATTTTCCGAGGCTGAACCCCATCGGGCTGTGACTGCCAAGAGTTGACCCTCGGTTCGCCCTACTCGCGGCACTGAAGTCAGTCAGCTAGCCAATAGTTTCCCCTGAGACTGCCCGCATCTCAGGCTCGGCAACGCCAATCATGCAGCTCTCGCAATTCGCCCATGCGGCGGTGACACACCACCCCAAACAGGGTCAGGTCCGCTCCGACTCGGTTGCCTTCCCATCAGCCAGATTCTTTGCCCGTCCCGTAAGGGAACCTTCAGCGGTCGCGGCGCTGGCGAGACCAGGTCACGAGGTGTGTGAGCCATGGTGGTTGCCCTTTTAGCCGGTTGATCCCAATAAAGTCGAAGAAGCCTCTCACAAAGTACTCCAGTCATTTTGTTCGCCGAACCCACAGGGTATGCGGTTCGGAATGAGGCCGTTGATGGAAGGCGCGCCAAGCCATGGTTTGGTCAGTCCTTTCGGTATCTTTCCACCATTGAGGGCTATAGCCTTAAGATGTTGATAAAGGGTAGTGAAAATATAGTTAAGGAATAATTGCAATGAGCGCAATCGCTGCGAACCCCTACTTAAACTTTCAGGGACATGCACAAGAAGCCTTGAAGTTCTATCAAGAAGCTCTCAGTGGAGAGCTTTCGCTCATGACTGAAGATCCGCAAGGGCCACCAAAAGCGGCAGGCCCAGACGATCATATTATGCATGGACAACTAGCATCCGATGGGCTGCTCATCATGGGATCTGACGGTCATCCTGACTATCCAGCAAAGTCNGGCGACAACATCGCCATCGCACTATCAGGTAGCGACTACGACAGGCTCTCAAAGGCTTTTGAGAAGTTATCTGAAGGTGGACAAGTCAAGCAACCACTCAAGACGGAGAGTTGGGGAGATGCGTTTGGCTATTTTGTCGATAAGTTTGGTGTGAACTGGATGGTCAACATTAATGTCAGTGGCAACTAACCCTTGATCGGACGCATGCTCGGGGAGTTGCTGAAGCGTAGTTGCTGAAGCGGATTGTAGAGTCGGGGCATGGTTTCGATTCGGGAGGAACCCGATTGCGGTAATGCTCCGCGGAAGACAATCGTGCGCGATCTTGTCGTGGCACTGGCGATGAAGGATATCGATTTTGTTGCACCCCTGATAACTGCTGATGCTTCATGGGCCCTCGTCGGGGAGCAGCATCTGGTCGGAGGGCCTGCCATTCTGACTTGGATTTCCGGGCTTCCCACGGTCAGTACAGTGGTTTTCGGCTCGCTGCTTACTCACGGACGTGGAGCAAGTGTCGACGGTGTCCTTGAGTTGAGTGACGGTACGAAAATGGGTTTCTGCCATGTTCTGCGGTTCGCTGGCGCGGGAAAGACTGTGAAATTAGTTGGCGTGACAAGCTACGTCATTAACATTAGTTCCGGCATTAACATTAGTTCCGGCTAACGTTGCCCGTCGGACAAAACTGCCGGAGTCTCGTCCTTTCTTGTCCAGACATCCGGGTCTGCGACCGTGCCGAATCTTTCGCAGGAGCCTTCTTCGGTGTTACGGCCCGCAACAGCCGCATGCGTGAATCCATTGACAAACGCTTCCATTTTCACAAATACTTAGGTATGTGCCTAAGTATTACAAAGAACTCGACTCCGTGCTCCGTGCTCTGGCGGATCCGACGCGCCGGGCTATCGTCGAACGGCTGGCCAAGTCCCCAGCCGTCGTGTCCGAACTCGCAGCACCGTTCTCGATGGCATTGCCCTCGCTCATGCAGCACCTGCGCGTCCTCGAGAACGCGGGATTAGTCATGTCGCAGAAACACGGACGCGTCCGCACCGTGAGCCTGCGACCGGGCGCCCTGGACGTACTGCACCTTTGGCTCGGTGAGCAAAGAACCCCAGCAGAAGACCAAGCCGACCGACTCGGCATCCACCTGATCCGCAGCACCCACGAAGGAGACCTTACATGAGCCGCGTTCGCATCGCCCTGTTCACGTCGCTGGACGGATACACGTCAACGACCGACCGTTCNCCCGAAAATCCGATGGGGCGNGACTGNGGGCGCCTCACGGAGACATATATCGCAACCCGCACGATGCAAGAGCGCTTCGGTGACCCCAACGGCACCGGCACAACCGGCGTTGATGACTCCTACGCCGCCGCGTTCTTCGAGGGCGTCGGCGCCGAGATCATGGGCGCGGCAATGTTCGGCCTGCACACATTCCCCGACGATCCGGACTGGAAGGGCTGGTGGGGTGAACAGCCGCCGTACGGAACCCCGGTCTACGTCCTTACCCACACGGCACCGCGTCCGCCGATCCCGATGCAGGGTGGTACGACGTTCCACTTCCGCAGTGGCGCAATCGAGGACGTGCTCTCCGAGGCGACCGAGGCTGCCGGTGGACTGGACGTGCGCGTCGGCGGTGGAGTCAGCACTGCGCGCGACTTCCTACGCGCAGGCCTAGTCGACGAGTTGCACCTCATGGTCGCNCCCATCCTCCTCGGCCGTGGAACCCGGCTGTGGGACGACCTGCCCGGCCTCGACCTCACCCATAAAGTGACCACCGAAGTTGCCGAGAGCGGCACGATCCACGTCACCTTCACCCGATAGGACAGAGACATGACGATCGAACGCCGACTCGCCCGCGCCGAAATCACCCTGACCCGCGACTACCCAGCATCTGTGGATCGCGTCTGGGACGCGTTCGCTGACGAGAAGCAGAAGCTGGGCTGGTGGGGTGGAGGCAGCACCATGGAAGCCCGCGACTGGGCCTTTGACTTCCGCGTCGGCGGACGGGACATTGCCGAGGGCAAATTTCACAACGGTCCAGTCTCTCGGTACGAGGCCACGTACACCGACATCGTCGAGCACAACCGCATCGTCACGACGTACGACATGTGGCTCGACGGGATCCACACCTCGACGTCGGTGGCGTCGTTAGAGTTTGACCCGACCGAGGAGGGCACCCGATTCACCCACGTCGAGCACGGAGTCTTCTTCGACCAGTTCTATGCTGACAGCGACGTCCGTGAGAAGGGCACCCGGGGCCTGCTCCAGGCTCTGGGCAACTACCTCGCGTCAGGCACCTAGGGGTCCGCGCAGAAAACGGAAAAATCGTACGATAAACGCGCGTGGAGCCAGGTACCCACTGGCCTGCGGCTTGTCGATTGGATCTAGTCAAAGTCTGTCCGTATGCGGAACCGGCTTACGGACGAATCTCCAGAATCACTTGACGGGTTGTGTTTCAGGCCACGGCCATGATGGGATTACGTAAATCGACGGGAGCCTCAATGCACTGGTACGAAACAAACAGCGCCTTAACCCCGAGTCGGGACGACCTGGGTTGGCTCGTGGACCGTGGAGGAGAAAACCTACGCTACTTCACCGGATCAGACGTTTCAGGGTGGGAGGACAGTGTCTGGATCCTCAATGCCTTCTACGAACTTCCATTCATAGGACCACTTCCCACTCACGCTGAATTACATAAGTTCCGCATCGTTTCCGGAGATGAAGAACCTCTGATTATTAACAGGGTCAACTTCGACGACCTTGCAACCGGCACCAGTGGCGGCCTAGGCTACGAAAGAAGGCCATCAGCGAATTGGCGACGACGTACCTGGTCGGAAATGCTGGTCCGGTTCCCGCGGCCCCGCCCCACGGATGATCCGCCACCCTGCCACCGCTGGTTTCCCGGAAATGACTTTCCCGTAAATATCGAACCTCCCTCTGAAGGTTCCCTGTCCGAAGAGGACTTCGCCGAACTTATCAGTGTCCTCACCCGCCACTCACCGATGCCGGCCTGTTCCTTGTACTTCGCAAACGTGTTCAGCATNTTTCCTGACCCGCGCGAAGCCCCGGTATATGAGGCGCGCCTAATGGACCTTCCCTCGCTTATCAAAGAAGCCGCAGGGAACCACCAAGTCTTCACACCCGCGAATATTTGGCCTTCAGACAGATCGTGGCTCGTCTACACGGACTACGACCTCTGGGCGACAAAGGTCAGCGGAAGCACCGAGCTCATCAACGAGCTTCGGGCCAATTCGAAACTTGAAACTCTTAACTGGGCGCCAGCTCAAGCCGCAAACCCAACAACACAAATGGGGCACTAAACATTCCGCTTGTGGGATCAGGGATGCGGAGCCGAAAGCACCAGGATTCCGGGATGGAGGCCAGTGCTTCTGGCCTCCATCCCCATTTCGGTTCTTGGAGAATTTCAGGTCGGGTTGTGTTGAGGAGATAGGAGCTTCCTTGGTTCCCTGGGCCCCGCGCAAGGAGACTCTCGGCAATGAACAAAGTAGCCAGCGCTTGCACGGCTTCCCAATTGCCAGGTTTCACTTGAATGGCGAAAGTGCATCCGTCGGTTTTCGTCCCAGTAACCGTTCCCCAGCGGAAAGCTAATTAGATCTCACAGCTACTGCTGCTCAGCCGAGCCGGCCGACCTGTGATCGACCGGCTTATGGGACGGTCCGAAATGCCTATCCGGACGGACCTCTTGCGGGTGCTTCTTGCGAGGATGGGAGGGTGGGCGATCGGCCACCCGCATGGAAGACCGAGGGTATTTTCCAGAAATCGAGCTCTTGTGTAACGCTAAGGGAAACGGCTAGATTCATGCCGTCGGTGATTATTGGTAGCGATCGTCACGACACATAGGGCAGGGGACCCCATGAAGATCCGTAAGTTTTGTACGTCGAGTGCTGCCACCATCCTGATGGCAGTAGTTTTCGGGATGTCAGGCCAAGCAGCGTCCGCTTCATCGCTCACGTCGGAAACAACGGTAGGCGTCACCACCGTTGCCGCGACCCAGGGTCAAGACACGGTCATAGTGGCGGCGGCAGAATACAGGCCGTATACGTCGGCGAATTTTCGGTACAACCTGATCCAGCAAACCGGTTACGACCCGGGTCACGGTGCCAGGAGCACCACACCATGCCCCAGGCCTTCAGTACGTACTTCGGCGCCAAGGGAATTCTGATCCACGACCCGCAGTTCGGTTTGTGGTGGGGTTCGGCTGCTGGGGTGGCCAACAACCACTCCGATCTTTCCGCCGCGTACAACCGTGACTGGCAGAGATGGAAAGACCAGAACCCGAACGCGACGAAGGCAACCGTGCTTCAGTTCAACACCTCGATTACGGCCGTTTACGCGAGGTACTTCCGTTGCTGAAAGGTGAGCGTATGTCCGAGTGGTTTCGCATAGAGGCCAGATCAAAACGCAACTACGTGTGGCTCACCGTCTGCGGACAAGGTAAGCCGAAAATCACCGGAGAACCGTGGTACATGCCCGACGGTGTCACCAATGTCTACCTGTTCATCGAGGACTGGCGTCCTGAAGAACTTCCGTTCCCGGTATGGCTTGCTCCCTACAACGGAGGCAAGAAGTACGGTGACCTACTGTGGACCGGTGGGAACGCGTTGAAGATTGCCTCCACTCGTTTCATCGAGGCACTTCGCGCCGCTGAGGTCACCGGTTACCGAACCTTCGACGTCGAAGTTCGAGACCACGCCGGCTCGCCTCTCGAGGGATACACCGGCTTCGCGACCGATCCGTCCCCGGGCTCTGACATCCAGAACCTCTACGGCCAGCCATATCAGAACTATGCTTTCATCGCCACGCAGCGTGTCGTCGAGGCATTGCACGATCGCGGAGTTGACCAGCTGGAGATCAGCCCCTACACCCCNGACTGACGTCGAACCCCGCGCAGGGAACGAATCGCGCGACCACAACCTGGTGTCGGAACACACACCAGTCTCAGGCGCCGCGGCCACAAGGGGACGAGACTATCGAATCCACTGGAGACTTGTGCCGATCAGCGCGAAATTAGCGATGCTGGATCTTGAAAGAATTGCCGTGACAACGAGTAGCTTTCGGGTCCATTAGTCGGTTCGAAACAATTCTGGCGAACCCTGTCCGCAGGAGGTTCCTTCAGGGGTATCGCGATCAGCGTGACTTTCCTTTCAAAGAACTTATCTCATGTACATTTCAAAATGCTCGATGTACAATTTGACTATGTCTATTGTCAGCGTCGTAGACGCACGCAACCACTTTGCAGACGTAATCGATCGCTCGAAGACCGAAGCGGTGTTCATTGAGCGCCGAGGTCATCCCGCTGCCGTGGTTGTCAGCCCTGAGCGCTACGAGCAGATGCTTGAAGCTCTGGAAGAAGCCGAAGATGTCGCCGCATTCGATGAGGCGATGGCAGAGGAGGGCCCCAATATCCCTTGGGCTCAGGTGAAAGCCGATCTGGGCTGGGTATGACCTACCAAGTCGAGTTGCGTCCGGCCGCAGTTCGCGCGTTGAAACGCATTGATCATCAGGATCGCGACCGCATTCGTGGAGCGATCGCGCTCCTCGGTGAGGATCCAAGGCCGCCAGGTACCAAGGCCCTCCAGTGGCGTCCCGGACTCAGAGTTCGCATAGGGGACTACCGCATCGTCTACACGATTGACGACAACATCCTCGTTGTAGCAGTGATCACGCTTGGTCATCGCAGCAACGTCTACGAACGCTGACTGCCCGCCGACGAATCAGCTTTAGTCACCCCGGTGTCCCGCAGGACGTTCCGACGCGGACGCGCTTGAACGCTGAAAGATATAGACCATTTTGAGCGAATTCTGCGGAATCCTTGAATGCCACTCCGTCCGCGCCCACTTCAACTAGCTCGTTTGTCGTTTGGCCATCCGATAACCGATGGCACCCACAAGAGATAGAGCCATCCCCGCTAGGGCCTGGAAAGACGAAAGTCTCCGAGCAAAACCGCGGACAAACAGGTAAGACCTAACATGAGCAGGCCGATGATCAGGAGCGCGACGAAGATCCAAGTCCGGTTCATAAGTCCTCCTCATCATCAAAAGCCAGAGGTGCATTGCCTCATGTCTACTACCCCAACAAAGCAACGGCAGCACTCTGACACTAGTACGGCCTCGGTAATCAGGTCTGCCCCGCAGAAGGTTCCTACTATGGCAAGACTCCGCTGTGTGGACGGCTGCTGGCTATCCTGATGGTTGGCTTTAGTAAACGACTAGCGACCGGAGCTCGACTCGTGTCTGGTGATTCGAAGAGCCAAGGCGTAGCGTGACGGGATGACTTCCCCGAACGGTTCGTAAATGAAATTCCGCAGCCGGGTGCCATCATCGCACTGGTTATCGGGCTGACTCAGGATCCCTGGCCTAAGAATGCAGCCGAGAAGGACGCCATGTTCACGCGACTGGGATTGCGCAATGGCAACCAGTTCACTAGGAACAGTGCCGATAATTTCGCGGAACACTTCAACCTGGAAATAGAGGCCGAAGGGGCTCCCGTATTCGCCACGTCAACCGAAATGGATGGCGTTCTGACGTCCGTGCATTTACAGCTCCGTGTGGCCGTCGCGTCCGTGGATCCCGAGGCAACCCAGTGTTTCGAGGCAATCATCAGTCGCCTGACAGAGCTCTACGGCGAGCCCACAATTCCATGGCACGGGCAGAGGTTCTTACGGAGAATTTGGAACGTCGACGACATTGATATCGATGTCCACTACGGCAACGACAATCGCAGCTCCCTCATGATCGGAGTCCAAGACGAACGNTATTTTGCCGAAGTGGAAGCCTACGCCCGGGACAACTAAACCGGCCAGCTACTCCCGCAACTCTAAGGAAACCTGGTGGATTCGAAATCGACCACAGCACCAACGAGTGGCCCTGTCACTTCAGCACTGGACAGCGTCCATTCATCCCGCAGGAGGTTCCCCTACGGGCTCAGAGCTACCAGGCTAACGACTTCTGATACTCGTGCCGTCGCTTTCTGAAAGCGACAGTTGCATAGCCAACGGTCAATATGACCAGCTGTGATCCTGAACTGCAGAGGGATGAGGCCAACGGCAGTCGCCAGACACCGGGATTGATGCGAATATTCATATCATCGATTATGATGTGAATATTCATATCACAGCATCGCCTGTGTCAATGGGGAAGGCTCAAAGTGTCGAAACAAATAGCGAAGATCCATTCACCGGCTGATCTAGGGATGGCTTTGCAGCAGGCGAGGCTGGCCGCAGGGATGTCCCAGAGGGAGCTTTCCGCTCGGACGGGCGTCACGCAGAGCGCTATCAGCAATCTGGAGTCCGAGACCTATACCCTCTACGCGGAAAGGCTNTTTAAGCTCTTGCGCGAATGCGGTGTGACCGTCACCGCGGAGTGGGACGACAGTACTGAAAGTGGAGAACCTCAATGAGACTCCATGTTGAGTTGAGTGGGCAGTTCATTGGAGAGCTGAGCGGTGACGAGCGCACACTCGACTTCACACCGGCACGCGCCGGTATCTATCATTTCGGGTGGGTAGCCGAGCTTTATCGGCTCGCTGTGCCATTGGTCGCGCGGCCGAACAGGGCGCACGCGTCGCGGCGGCGGAACTTCTTCGAGGAACTCCTCCCTGAAGGAGACCAGCTTGAGTTCATGCTGGCGATGGCCGGGTTGCGCAGGGGCGATACTTTGGCGTTCTTGGCCCGGTTCGGGCGCGACATCGCGGGCGCGCTTCAGATATGGGACGCTGACAATCCTACGGAGCCACAGACNCCCGAAGCCCGGCCGGTGTCGGAGGAGGACGTGCACGTCCTGCTGACTGAGCGCGCCGCGAACCCGCTCGCGAACTCCGGCGTTCTGGGCAAGACGTCGCTCGCCGGCGTGCAGCCGAAGATTGTTCTTGCCCAGCTGGACGGCGGGTGGCACCAAGTCTTCGGCGGNTTTCCCTCGACGCACATCGTGAAGCCAATGGTTTCACGCCGGCCCACGGAAATATTCGACGAAGAGTACGGGGCGCGCTTCACCCGTGCGCTTGGCGTTGCTAACTTTGACACGCATCTTGCAAACTTTGGCGGAACCGATGCGCTCGTTATTCAACGGTTCGACCGTGATCTTGCAGTTCCCGGCGGGAGGGTTCACCAAGAAGACTTCAACCAGGTCCTCGGAGCCGCCGGGAGCCAGAAGTACCAGGCGTACGGCGGCATCGTGAATCTGAAGCGCATCGCTGACGTGCTGAGAAGTCACGGTGAGGCACACGATATGCACCAGCTTGCCGTCATCACAACCCTCAGGGTCGCCATCTCAAACCTCGACATGCATGCGAAGAACTTGGGTCTCCTACATCATGCCGATGGGCATATTGCATTGGCGCCAGCGTATGACTTTGTACCTCACGGTCTTCACGAAGGGTTGGATGGGCAGCTGGCCCTCGCTGTGAACAAGAAGTATCTGCAGGCGACCGCCACCAAGGACGATCTCGTCCGCGAGTTCAGTTCCTGGGGCCTCCGCGGCGCTAAAACNATAGTCAACGACACGCTTGAACAGGTGCAAGTCATTGCCGCTAGGGAGGAACCCGTTACTCAGGCGGCGGCAGGATTGGCCGAGAATGCTAGTGCGACTGTGCAGCATCTGCTCGACGGACGTGCCGCGGGCGCAATGGAAATAGGGTCGTGACAATCAACGACGAGAGATTTATGCGCTAGCGCCAGCATGCCGTTTCGGACTTACATGCCTCGTTCTGCTTCCCTTGGATCAGGCCTTCAGTCCAGGCCACCAACGTGTTCCGTCCAAGGTTCCACATATGGAACTCGGATGCTCCAAAAGCATGCTCATCTTTGGTTGGGTACAGCGCCAGCTTTATCGTTCAAACTCTCTGGTTTCGGCCTGGTGACGGCGACGATTTCAGCCAGGATTCCTATTACAATCAGGGCCCATCCCAATATCCCTAGGGTCGTGAATGTGACGACAAGTGCTCCGCCAACGAGTAACCCAATAGATAGAATCAAAATCAGCAGAGCGGTTCTAGTTAGTGACATGCCTCCCACTGTACAAATCATTCACATTTGAGTCGAAGTATGTGATCTCGTGTCCCGGTGCATGAAAGTGAAGTGCGTTTTGTCAGCTCGCACGCAGGCGTTCTCTCTTATGTAGCCGCATCATTTCTTTCGTTTCATTGGTCTGAAAAGAGTCGTACAGTACTACCGCTCGACGAATACACCCGACGGAAGGCCCGGGACAGTCGTCCCGCGGGGCGTTCCCCTGGAACTGCCATGGCACGACTTTCCGGCTCCCTCGTGCGCCTGAATCCACAGGCCGGTATCCGACCGGC from Arthrobacter polaris encodes:
- a CDS encoding helix-turn-helix transcriptional regulator; translation: MALQQARLAAGMSQRELSARTGVTQSAISNLESETYTLYAERLFKLLRECGVTVTAEWDDSTESGEPQ
- a CDS encoding helix-turn-helix transcriptional regulator; the protein is MPKYYKELDSVLRALADPTRRAIVERLAKSPAVVSELAAPFSMALPSLMQHLRVLENAGLVMSQKHGRVRTVSLRPGALDVLHLWLGEQRTPAEDQADRLGIHLIRSTHEGDLT
- a CDS encoding type II toxin-antitoxin system HipA family toxin; translated protein: MRLHVELSGQFIGELSGDERTLDFTPARAGIYHFGWVAELYRLAVPLVARPNRAHASRRRNFFEELLPEGDQLEFMLAMAGLRRGDTLAFLARFGRDIAGALQIWDADNPTEPQTPEARPVSEEDVHVLLTERAANPLANSGVLGKTSLAGVQPKIVLAQLDGGWHQVFGGFPSTHIVKPMVSRRPTEIFDEEYGARFTRALGVANFDTHLANFGGTDALVIQRFDRDLAVPGGRVHQEDFNQVLGAAGSQKYQAYGGIVNLKRIADVLRSHGEAHDMHQLAVITTLRVAISNLDMHAKNLGLLHHADGHIALAPAYDFVPHGLHEGLDGQLALAVNKKYLQATATKDDLVREFSSWGLRGAKTIVNDTLEQVQVIAAREEPVTQAAAGLAENASATVQHLLDGRAAGAMEIGS
- a CDS encoding type II toxin-antitoxin system RelE/ParE family toxin, producing the protein MTYQVELRPAAVRALKRIDHQDRDRIRGAIALLGEDPRPPGTKALQWRPGLRVRIGDYRIVYTIDDNILVVAVITLGHRSNVYER
- a CDS encoding type II toxin-antitoxin system Phd/YefM family antitoxin; this encodes MYNLTMSIVSVVDARNHFADVIDRSKTEAVFIERRGHPAAVVVSPERYEQMLEALEEAEDVAAFDEAMAEEGPNIPWAQVKADLGWV
- a CDS encoding VOC family protein, which encodes MSAIAANPYLNFQGHAQEALKFYQEALSGELSLMTEDPQGPPKAAGPDDHIMHGQLASDGLLIMGSDGHPDYPAKSGDNIAIALSGSDYDRLSKAFEKLSEGGQVKQPLKTESWGDAFGYFVDKFGVNWMVNINVSGN
- a CDS encoding dihydrofolate reductase family protein; amino-acid sequence: MSRVRIALFTSLDGYTSTTDRSPENPMGRDXGRLTETYIATRTMQERFGDPNGTGTTGVDDSYAAAFFEGVGAEIMGAAMFGLHTFPDDPDWKGWWGEQPPYGTPVYVLTHTAPRPPIPMQGGTTFHFRSGAIEDVLSEATEAAGGLDVRVGGGVSTARDFLRAGLVDELHLMVAPILLGRGTRLWDDLPGLDLTHKVTTEVAESGTIHVTFTR
- a CDS encoding SRPBCC domain-containing protein, producing MTIERRLARAEITLTRDYPASVDRVWDAFADEKQKLGWWGGGSTMEARDWAFDFRVGGRDIAEGKFHNGPVSRYEATYTDIVEHNRIVTTYDMWLDGIHTSTSVASLEFDPTEEGTRFTHVEHGVFFDQFYADSDVREKGTRGLLQALGNYLASGT